One window from the genome of Pandoraea fibrosis encodes:
- a CDS encoding DUF2147 domain-containing protein: MKAILNLVLWRRLCVAIALLGNTLFAMAATDLPTPVGVWRIVDETGDPKALITITEKEGEYVGALTKSLGRSDALERRCNDCTDWRKGKKLQGLQIMRGLRKDPDSDEYVGGRILDPDSGSEYGCKVRVVDGGRKLEVRGYFGISLLGRTQTWIREQ, from the coding sequence TTGAAAGCGATTTTGAATCTGGTGTTGTGGCGACGCCTGTGCGTGGCGATTGCGTTGTTGGGCAACACGCTCTTCGCGATGGCGGCCACCGATTTGCCGACGCCGGTCGGTGTATGGCGAATCGTCGATGAAACCGGCGATCCGAAGGCGCTCATCACCATCACGGAGAAGGAGGGTGAATACGTGGGCGCGCTAACCAAGAGTCTCGGCAGAAGCGACGCGCTCGAGCGTCGCTGCAACGACTGCACCGACTGGCGCAAGGGCAAGAAGCTCCAGGGATTGCAGATCATGCGTGGCTTGCGCAAAGACCCGGACAGCGACGAATACGTCGGCGGGAGAATTCTTGATCCGGACAGCGGCAGCGAGTACGGCTGCAAGGTGCGCGTCGTCGACGGCGGCCGCAAGCTCGAAGTACGCGGCTACTTTGGCATCTCGCTGTTGGGCCGCACGCAGACCTGGATACGGGAGCAGTAA
- a CDS encoding collagen-like triple helix repeat-containing protein: MSKILHPTLLAAMVAGIVGVTGCSSSGGGSGATANTPTNPTNPNSPTDPTNPTNPATTSNGVVSSVGSVVSAVGNQVSGTTIPGVSPQATQGFGGALTQTGNAVTDLGTGVGNGLGQLGKSGTDPVGTTLSSTGGVVSDLGKAGISLGSGIAGIGKSGPLANTPVDTLTGVLGNVVATVGQGGVQGGAALTQALTSAPVVQATTALSSAISPITNTVVTTTQTVGNTTGLGAPVAGLLGTLGGALNSASAQVKGAAPNAVVASLGNPLAALGNTVTSAGGLLSGSTSTANPNALGNVLANVGNTTVTPTTGGGSNPLGAVTGLLGGLSGGTGSTGSNPLGAVTGLLGGATNPTGGGGSGGAGNALAPVTTLLSTVTSPLTTLASSGTGGAGGAGGLLAPVTGLLGGLGGLGK, from the coding sequence ATGTCGAAGATTCTGCACCCTACGTTGCTGGCTGCCATGGTGGCGGGCATCGTCGGTGTTACCGGCTGCTCCAGTTCGGGAGGCGGCAGTGGGGCCACAGCCAACACGCCCACCAACCCCACGAACCCGAACTCACCGACCGATCCGACCAACCCGACGAATCCGGCCACGACCAGCAACGGCGTAGTCAGCTCGGTCGGCTCGGTGGTGAGCGCCGTCGGCAATCAGGTTTCCGGCACGACGATTCCCGGGGTATCGCCGCAAGCCACGCAAGGCTTTGGTGGCGCACTCACGCAAACCGGTAACGCCGTCACGGATCTGGGGACGGGAGTTGGCAACGGCCTCGGCCAACTCGGCAAATCCGGCACCGACCCGGTCGGCACCACGCTCTCGAGCACCGGTGGTGTCGTGTCGGATCTCGGCAAAGCGGGGATCTCGCTGGGTAGTGGCATCGCCGGCATCGGCAAGAGCGGGCCGCTCGCCAACACGCCGGTCGATACACTCACCGGCGTGCTGGGCAACGTCGTCGCGACAGTCGGTCAGGGCGGCGTGCAAGGCGGCGCGGCGCTCACCCAGGCACTGACCAGCGCCCCTGTCGTGCAAGCGACAACGGCGCTCTCCTCGGCGATCTCTCCGATCACGAACACGGTCGTCACGACCACGCAGACGGTCGGCAACACGACCGGTCTCGGTGCGCCGGTTGCGGGCTTGCTCGGTACGTTGGGCGGTGCATTGAATTCGGCGAGTGCGCAGGTCAAGGGCGCAGCACCGAACGCCGTCGTTGCCAGCCTCGGCAATCCGCTGGCTGCGCTGGGTAACACCGTAACGAGTGCAGGTGGCTTGCTCTCCGGCAGCACCAGCACGGCGAATCCAAACGCGTTGGGCAATGTGCTTGCCAACGTCGGCAACACGACCGTGACACCGACCACAGGGGGCGGCAGCAATCCGTTAGGCGCCGTGACCGGTTTGCTCGGCGGACTGTCCGGGGGAACAGGCTCGACGGGCAGCAATCCGCTGGGCGCAGTCACTGGTCTGCTGGGTGGGGCGACGAACCCCACAGGGGGTGGCGGCAGCGGCGGTGCAGGCAACGCATTGGCGCCCGTCACGACCCTGCTGAGTACCGTCACCTCACCTTTGACGACGCTGGCCAGTTCCGGCACTGGTGGCGCAGGAGGCGCAGGTGGCCTGCTCGCACCTGTTACCGGGTTACTGGGTGGCCTGGGCGGGCTCGGCAAGTAA
- a CDS encoding MarR family winged helix-turn-helix transcriptional regulator, with product MARFISDTGVLMRGHGESAPQISEPVAMRETGNGFTNGHSHNTYGTESGAASGATSTASPLNGTHGTMSDRHTNRNELVAGIVRSLGRRLAVYTALYHSALAEQLGLNVTDLNALDLILELESITAGQLAELMGVSSGGITTVIDRLERAGFVEREKNPHDRRMVMIHPIEERCAQIEQFLSSVSRELTAVSAAYDHSELAAIHDFLVQSIRTLKSETFRLRFEADQDIAGLVSNNRGASTKV from the coding sequence ATGGCCCGCTTCATATCCGACACCGGCGTTCTGATGCGCGGTCATGGCGAATCCGCCCCGCAAATTTCCGAACCCGTGGCAATGCGCGAGACCGGCAACGGCTTCACAAATGGCCACAGTCATAACACCTACGGCACCGAGTCGGGTGCCGCCTCCGGGGCGACGTCGACTGCCTCCCCGCTCAACGGAACGCACGGCACCATGAGCGACCGACACACGAACCGTAACGAACTCGTCGCCGGCATCGTCCGCTCGCTCGGACGCCGGCTCGCCGTGTACACCGCGCTCTATCACTCGGCACTTGCCGAGCAGCTCGGCCTGAATGTCACCGACCTGAACGCCCTCGATCTGATTCTCGAACTGGAATCGATCACTGCGGGTCAGCTTGCCGAACTCATGGGTGTGAGCTCGGGCGGTATCACCACGGTCATCGACCGGCTCGAGCGTGCGGGCTTTGTCGAGCGCGAGAAGAACCCGCACGACCGCCGCATGGTGATGATTCACCCCATCGAAGAACGCTGTGCGCAGATCGAGCAATTCCTGTCGTCGGTCTCGCGTGAGCTCACAGCGGTCAGCGCCGCTTACGACCACAGCGAACTCGCCGCGATTCACGATTTCCTGGTGCAGAGCATTCGCACCCTGAAGAGCGAAACCTTCCGTCTTCGTTTCGAGGCCGATCAGGATATCGCCGGTCTGGTCTCGAACAACCGCGGTGCGTCGACCAAGGTCTGA
- a CDS encoding DUF2147 domain-containing protein: MKQISNATSWRRLGAHALVAVALLGGVAKAAMAADDTSPVGVWKTIDDNTGKPKALVTISEKDGEYVGTITKGLGESDDPERVCTACTDARKGQKMLGMQIIRGVRKDGDTYGGGKILDPENGKEYNCKMTVVDGGKKLDVRGFIGISLIGRTQTWIREQ; this comes from the coding sequence ATGAAGCAGATTTCTAACGCGACGTCGTGGCGACGTCTGGGTGCTCACGCGCTCGTCGCAGTAGCGCTGTTGGGTGGTGTGGCCAAGGCCGCAATGGCAGCCGACGACACGTCGCCGGTCGGCGTTTGGAAGACCATCGACGACAACACCGGCAAGCCGAAGGCACTCGTCACGATCTCCGAAAAGGACGGCGAATACGTCGGCACCATCACCAAGGGACTGGGCGAGAGCGATGATCCCGAGCGCGTATGCACGGCCTGCACGGACGCCCGCAAGGGGCAGAAGATGCTCGGTATGCAGATCATTCGCGGCGTGCGCAAGGATGGCGACACTTACGGTGGCGGCAAGATCCTCGATCCGGAAAACGGCAAGGAATACAACTGCAAGATGACGGTGGTCGACGGCGGCAAGAAGCTCGATGTGCGCGGCTTCATCGGCATTTCATTGATCGGTCGCACGCAGACCTGGATTCGCGAGCAATGA